The Candidatus Alcyoniella australis genomic interval ATTGCAGCGCACCAACAACAATAAGAGTCGAGCCGCGCGATTTTTAGGCATCGAGCGCCACGTTCTGCTGTATCGGCTGAAAAAGTTCGGGATAGACATCGACCGTACTAAATCCGAACGCTGAGGCCATTTTCTCAACCATCTGTACAATAGTACACAAAATTCCCCAACCCGTGTGTAGATTATTATTCATTTTGTCGATCGAGGGCCTGGAACAGCTCCCTACGGCCGAAAAAGTGTAAGCCGGATTACTTTCAAATATCGCCATCATACATAAGCGGCTCAACTTAATTACTACCTATCCCGTTCATGGCACGATCATCGCTATATCTTTATTTGTATGGAGGGCATGGAAATGAATTTTGCGTACCAGAAAATTATTGAGTCTTCTAGGCTGTTGTCTTTGGTGCCGGCTGACAAGCTAGGCGACCTGACCAGCCAATCCCGAGTGTTGAGCTTTCGACGCAACGACGTGATCTACATGGAAGGTTCGGAGCTTATATCGCTCTATCTTATCGTCTCGGGCAGGATCAAGCTCATCAAGTATGCGTCAAACGGCTCGGAGACGATCCTCGGCGTGTTTCACGCCGTGGACACCATCGGAGAGCTATCGGCCATCGACGCCCGACCCTCGACCCACTCGGCCGTGGCCATGGAACCGACCACCGTGCTGCAGATCAACATGCCGCTGTTCCGCCTGCTCTTGCGCAACAATCCCGGATTGAGCCTGGAGTTGGCCTCGGAGGTCGGAAGCAGGCTGCGCGATTTTGAGGACCGCATCACCGGCCTGTCCACCAATCGGGTGGATCAGCGCATCGCAACGTTGCTGCTCAAGATCGCCAACGATCAGGGTGGCGGT includes:
- a CDS encoding Crp/Fnr family transcriptional regulator — protein: MPADKLGDLTSQSRVLSFRRNDVIYMEGSELISLYLIVSGRIKLIKYASNGSETILGVFHAVDTIGELSAIDARPSTHSAVAMEPTTVLQINMPLFRLLLRNNPGLSLELASEVGSRLRDFEDRITGLSTNRVDQRIATLLLKIANDQGGGRPLPEITLPYTRQEIADLVGTTVETCIRVLSAFERQGVIGKLSRTRLSIDANRLQAMANIN